A section of the Deinococcus aerolatus genome encodes:
- the pgi gene encoding glucose-6-phosphate isomerase, which yields MPTTLTELPAWTALTGHHRMMKDTLLADLFAHDAQRGERLNAEAAGLYLDYSKNRVTDETLTLLLNLARETGVEQKRDAMFAGERINVTENRAVLHTALRQPRGATVMVDGHNVVSDVHEVLDRMATFAGAVRAGQWAGFTGKPIKNIVNIGIGGSDLGPVMAYEALKHYAQRDLTMRFVSNVDGTDLVEKTRDLDPAETLFIVSSKTFTTQETMANAASARVWLLSALGDRAAVARHFVAVSTNEGAVQNFGIDTANMFGFWDWVGGRYSMDSAIGLSVMLAIGPDGFHELLAGFHDMDEHFRTAPLEGNLPVLMGMLGVWYNNFFGAQSHAVLPYDQYLQFFPAYLQQLDMESNGKHITLDGQAVDYQTGPVIWGQPGTNGQHAFYQLIHQGTQLIPCDFIGFCQTLNPLPTPDGPPHHDLLMANVFAQTEALAFGKSLDAVLAEGVDPALAPHRVFDGNRPTNTILADRLTPRTLGALIALYEHKVFVQGAVWNINSFDQWGVELGKVLAGKIVPELKPGAEPQLEHDSSTNTLIRRYRDRR from the coding sequence ATGCCCACCACCCTGACCGAACTGCCCGCCTGGACGGCCCTGACCGGGCACCACCGGATGATGAAGGACACCCTGCTGGCCGATCTGTTTGCCCATGACGCGCAGCGCGGCGAAAGGCTGAACGCCGAGGCCGCGGGCCTTTACCTGGACTACAGCAAGAACCGGGTGACAGACGAGACGCTGACCCTGCTGCTGAATCTGGCGCGCGAGACGGGCGTGGAACAAAAACGCGACGCCATGTTCGCCGGAGAGCGCATCAACGTGACCGAGAACCGCGCCGTGCTGCACACCGCCCTGCGCCAGCCGAGGGGAGCCACGGTCATGGTGGATGGTCACAACGTCGTCTCGGACGTGCATGAGGTGCTGGACCGCATGGCGACCTTCGCCGGTGCGGTGCGGGCCGGGCAGTGGGCGGGCTTTACGGGCAAACCGATTAAAAACATCGTCAATATCGGCATCGGCGGCAGCGATCTGGGGCCGGTGATGGCGTATGAAGCGCTGAAGCACTACGCCCAGCGCGACCTGACCATGCGCTTCGTCTCCAACGTGGACGGCACCGACCTGGTGGAAAAGACCCGCGATCTGGACCCCGCCGAGACGCTGTTCATCGTGAGTTCCAAGACCTTTACCACGCAGGAGACGATGGCCAACGCGGCCTCGGCCCGCGTCTGGCTGCTCTCGGCGCTGGGGGACAGGGCCGCCGTCGCCCGCCATTTCGTCGCCGTGTCCACCAACGAGGGCGCCGTGCAGAACTTCGGCATCGACACCGCCAACATGTTCGGGTTCTGGGACTGGGTGGGCGGGCGCTACAGCATGGACAGCGCGATTGGCCTGAGCGTGATGCTCGCCATCGGCCCGGACGGGTTTCATGAGCTGCTGGCCGGCTTTCACGACATGGATGAACACTTCCGCACCGCGCCGCTGGAGGGCAACCTCCCGGTGCTGATGGGAATGCTGGGCGTGTGGTACAACAATTTCTTTGGCGCGCAGAGCCACGCCGTGCTGCCGTATGACCAGTACCTGCAATTCTTCCCCGCCTACCTGCAACAGCTGGACATGGAGAGCAACGGCAAGCACATCACCTTAGACGGGCAGGCGGTGGACTACCAGACCGGGCCAGTGATCTGGGGTCAGCCCGGCACCAACGGCCAGCACGCCTTCTACCAGCTGATTCACCAGGGCACCCAGCTGATTCCCTGCGACTTTATCGGATTCTGTCAGACCCTGAATCCGCTGCCCACACCCGACGGCCCGCCCCACCACGACCTGCTGATGGCCAACGTGTTCGCGCAGACCGAGGCGCTGGCCTTCGGCAAGTCGCTGGACGCCGTGCTGGCCGAGGGTGTGGACCCGGCGCTGGCCCCGCACCGTGTGTTTGACGGCAACCGGCCCACCAACACCATTCTGGCCGACCGGCTGACGCCGCGCACACTGGGCGCATTGATCGCGCTGTACGAGCACAAGGTCTTCGTGCAGGGGGCCGTGTGGAACATCAATTCCTTTGACCAGTGGGGTGTGGAGCTGGGCAAGGTGCTGGCCGGAAAGATCGTGCCAGAGCTGAAGCCGGGCGCGGAGCCGCAACTGGAGCATGACAGCAGTACCAACACGCTAATCCGGCGCTACCGGGACCGGCGCTAG
- a CDS encoding nucleotidyltransferase, translating into MELPPDFSELLNLLNAHGVEYVLVGGYAVGAHGFPRYTGDMDLFYGLGEANTVRLSAALEDFGLPCPAAQLNQENVMFRLGVKPVMVEFMSEITGVTFAQAWANRVVWELNGLSVPMISLADLRVNKAATGRHKDLADLEELPEE; encoded by the coding sequence ATGGAATTGCCCCCCGACTTCAGCGAACTCTTGAACTTGTTGAACGCCCACGGCGTTGAGTATGTGCTGGTGGGCGGCTACGCGGTAGGGGCGCACGGTTTCCCGCGTTACACCGGGGATATGGATCTGTTTTACGGACTGGGAGAGGCAAACACGGTGCGTCTCTCGGCGGCTCTGGAGGACTTTGGATTGCCTTGTCCAGCGGCCCAACTGAACCAGGAAAACGTGATGTTTCGTCTGGGCGTCAAACCCGTCATGGTCGAGTTCATGAGCGAGATTACGGGGGTGACATTCGCGCAGGCGTGGGCCAACCGGGTGGTGTGGGAGCTGAACGGCCTGAGCGTCCCCATGATTTCACTGGCCGATCTGCGCGTGAACAAGGCCGCGACAGGACGGCATAAGGATCTGGCCGATCTGGAAGAATTGCCGGAGGAATGA
- the dinB gene encoding DNA polymerase IV encodes MSTPRKIIHVDMDAFYASVERRDDARLRGRPLAVAWGGRRSVVLTASYEARPFGVRSAMPLYRALERCPDLLVVPPRFDAYREVSAQIRAVFARYAPLVEPLSLDEAYLDVTAPLRGGPSATRIAGAIRAEIRAETGLTATAGVSVNKFLAKLASGMNKPDGLTVLLPQEVDGLLASLPVGDFHGIGPATAAKLTARGIHTGADLRAASPEQLSAQFGKKGEHFWRIAHGLDDRPVDPDRPHKSIGAEETYGDDLRSVDAVLTRLPVLAEAVERRLARAGLAGRTVVLKLKFSDRAIVTRRVTLPAPVHLAPDLARAAARSLTPELLSGRGVRLAGITAAGLCGLGERPAQPGLFD; translated from the coding sequence ATGTCCACCCCGCGCAAGATCATTCATGTGGACATGGACGCCTTCTACGCGTCGGTGGAGCGGCGTGACGACGCGCGGCTGCGCGGGCGTCCGCTGGCGGTGGCCTGGGGCGGACGGCGCAGTGTGGTGTTAACCGCCAGCTACGAGGCGCGACCCTTCGGCGTCCGCAGCGCCATGCCGCTGTACCGGGCGCTGGAACGCTGTCCGGACCTGCTGGTGGTGCCGCCCCGTTTCGACGCCTACCGCGAGGTCAGCGCCCAGATTCGCGCGGTGTTTGCCCGCTATGCGCCGCTGGTGGAGCCGCTCTCGCTGGACGAGGCGTATCTGGACGTGACGGCTCCGTTGCGCGGCGGCCCCAGCGCCACCCGCATCGCCGGGGCCATTCGCGCCGAGATCCGGGCCGAGACGGGCTTGACCGCCACCGCCGGAGTCAGCGTCAACAAGTTCCTGGCCAAGCTGGCCAGCGGCATGAACAAGCCCGACGGTCTAACCGTGTTGCTGCCGCAAGAGGTAGACGGATTGCTGGCCTCACTCCCGGTGGGTGACTTTCACGGCATCGGCCCGGCCACCGCCGCCAAGCTGACCGCGCGGGGCATCCACACCGGGGCGGACCTGCGCGCCGCCTCGCCCGAACAGCTCTCGGCGCAGTTCGGCAAGAAGGGCGAGCATTTCTGGCGCATTGCCCACGGCCTGGATGACCGCCCGGTGGACCCGGACCGCCCGCACAAGAGCATCGGCGCGGAGGAAACCTACGGCGACGATCTGCGGAGCGTGGACGCGGTACTCACGCGCCTGCCGGTGCTGGCGGAGGCGGTGGAGCGCCGGCTGGCGCGGGCCGGGCTGGCGGGGCGCACGGTGGTTTTGAAGCTCAAGTTCAGTGACCGGGCCATCGTCACCCGCCGCGTCACGCTGCCTGCCCCGGTCCATCTGGCCCCCGATCTGGCCCGCGCCGCCGCACGCTCGCTGACGCCAGAGCTGCTGTCCGGGCGGGGGGTGCGGCTGGCCGGGATCACGGCAGCGGGCCTGTGTGGACTGGGGGAGAGGCCCGCACAGCCGGGGCTGTTCGACTGA